The following are encoded in a window of Carassius auratus strain Wakin chromosome 6, ASM336829v1, whole genome shotgun sequence genomic DNA:
- the LOC113102225 gene encoding dynactin subunit 2 isoform X1 — MADPKYANLPGIASNEPDVYETSDLPEDDQAQFESELEELCSDSVERIVVNPNAAYDKFKDKHVSAKGLDFSDRISKSRRVGYESGEFELLAEGCGVKETPQQKYQRLVNEIHELCQDVEQIQVTTKESSSEERLTPVALAQQAAQLKQQLVSAHLDSVLGPNAHINLTDPDGALAKRLLTQLEVARGVRSTAGAESKTAAPKGPDGVILYELHSRPEQEKFTESAKVAELERRLAELETALGSGSEKQGPLSAGVQGSSLMDTIELLQARVGALDAATLDQVEARLQSVLGKMNEIAKHKASIEDAETQNKVSQLYDVVQKWDAMATSLPQLVQRLLAVRELHEQAMQFGQLLTHLDTTQQMINNSLKDNSTLLTQVQQTMKENLLSVEENFSALDQRMKKLSK, encoded by the exons GAGCTG GAGGAGTTGTGTAGTGACAGCGTGGAGCGGATCGTCGTTAATCCCAACGCTGCGTACGACAAGTTCAAAGACAAACACGTCAGCGCCAAGGGTTTGG aTTTCTCGGACCGCATCAGTAAGAGTCGCAGGGTGGGCTACGAGTCTGGAGAGTTTGAGCTT TTAGCTGAGGGTTGTGGCGTGAAGGAAACTCCTCAGCAGAAATATCAGCGACTGGTTAATGAGATTCACGAGCTCTGCCAGGATGTGGAACAGATTCAG GTCACGACTAAAGAGAGCAGCTCGGAGGAGCGTTTGACTCCGGTGGCTTTGGCTCAGCAGGCGGCGCAGCTCAAACAGCAGCTGGTTTCAGCTCATCTGGACTCTGTGCTCGGACCCAACGCTCACATCAACCTCACCGACCCCGACGGAGCGCTCGCCAA GCGGTTGTTGACTCAGCTGGAGGTGGCCCGGGGCGTGAGGAGCACAGCGGGGGCAGAAAGCAAGACCGCGGCACCCAAAGGACCAGACGGAGTGATTCTCTACGAGCTCCACAGCCGACCGGAGCAAGAAAAGTTCACAGAGTCTGCTAAA GTTGCAGAGCTGGAGAGACGGCTGGCCGAACTGGAGACAGCGCTGGGATCCGGCTCAGAGAAACAG gGTCCGCTCAGCGCCGGGGTTCAAGGATCCAGTCTGATG GACACTATAGAGCTGTTGCAGGCGCGGGTCGGTGCGCTGGACGCTGCCACACTGGACCAAGTGGAAGCCAGACTACAG AGCGTTCTGGGGAAGATGAATGAAATCGCCAAGCACAAGGCGTCCATCGAGGACGCTGAGACCCAGAACAAG GTGTCTCAGCTGTACGACGTGGTGCAGAAGTGGGATGCGATGGCCACGTCTCTCCCGCAGCTGGTGCAGAGACTGCTGGCCGTCAGAGAGCTGCACGAGCAGG CGATGCAGTTTGGGCAGCTGCTGACCCATCTGGACACGACACAGCAGATGATCAACAACTCTCTGAAGGACAACAGCACTCTGCTCACGCAG GTCCAGCAAACCATGAAGGAGAACCTGCTGTCTGTGGAGGAGAACTTCTCCGCGCTGGACCAGAGGATGAAGAAACTCTCCAAATAA
- the LOC113102225 gene encoding dynactin subunit 2 isoform X2: MADPKYANLPGIASNEPDVYETSDLPEDDQAQFESEELCSDSVERIVVNPNAAYDKFKDKHVSAKGLDFSDRISKSRRVGYESGEFELLAEGCGVKETPQQKYQRLVNEIHELCQDVEQIQVTTKESSSEERLTPVALAQQAAQLKQQLVSAHLDSVLGPNAHINLTDPDGALAKRLLTQLEVARGVRSTAGAESKTAAPKGPDGVILYELHSRPEQEKFTESAKVAELERRLAELETALGSGSEKQGPLSAGVQGSSLMDTIELLQARVGALDAATLDQVEARLQSVLGKMNEIAKHKASIEDAETQNKVSQLYDVVQKWDAMATSLPQLVQRLLAVRELHEQAMQFGQLLTHLDTTQQMINNSLKDNSTLLTQVQQTMKENLLSVEENFSALDQRMKKLSK; this comes from the exons GAGGAGTTGTGTAGTGACAGCGTGGAGCGGATCGTCGTTAATCCCAACGCTGCGTACGACAAGTTCAAAGACAAACACGTCAGCGCCAAGGGTTTGG aTTTCTCGGACCGCATCAGTAAGAGTCGCAGGGTGGGCTACGAGTCTGGAGAGTTTGAGCTT TTAGCTGAGGGTTGTGGCGTGAAGGAAACTCCTCAGCAGAAATATCAGCGACTGGTTAATGAGATTCACGAGCTCTGCCAGGATGTGGAACAGATTCAG GTCACGACTAAAGAGAGCAGCTCGGAGGAGCGTTTGACTCCGGTGGCTTTGGCTCAGCAGGCGGCGCAGCTCAAACAGCAGCTGGTTTCAGCTCATCTGGACTCTGTGCTCGGACCCAACGCTCACATCAACCTCACCGACCCCGACGGAGCGCTCGCCAA GCGGTTGTTGACTCAGCTGGAGGTGGCCCGGGGCGTGAGGAGCACAGCGGGGGCAGAAAGCAAGACCGCGGCACCCAAAGGACCAGACGGAGTGATTCTCTACGAGCTCCACAGCCGACCGGAGCAAGAAAAGTTCACAGAGTCTGCTAAA GTTGCAGAGCTGGAGAGACGGCTGGCCGAACTGGAGACAGCGCTGGGATCCGGCTCAGAGAAACAG gGTCCGCTCAGCGCCGGGGTTCAAGGATCCAGTCTGATG GACACTATAGAGCTGTTGCAGGCGCGGGTCGGTGCGCTGGACGCTGCCACACTGGACCAAGTGGAAGCCAGACTACAG AGCGTTCTGGGGAAGATGAATGAAATCGCCAAGCACAAGGCGTCCATCGAGGACGCTGAGACCCAGAACAAG GTGTCTCAGCTGTACGACGTGGTGCAGAAGTGGGATGCGATGGCCACGTCTCTCCCGCAGCTGGTGCAGAGACTGCTGGCCGTCAGAGAGCTGCACGAGCAGG CGATGCAGTTTGGGCAGCTGCTGACCCATCTGGACACGACACAGCAGATGATCAACAACTCTCTGAAGGACAACAGCACTCTGCTCACGCAG GTCCAGCAAACCATGAAGGAGAACCTGCTGTCTGTGGAGGAGAACTTCTCCGCGCTGGACCAGAGGATGAAGAAACTCTCCAAATAA